In uncultured Methanobacterium sp., a genomic segment contains:
- a CDS encoding F420-dependent methylenetetrahydromethanopterin dehydrogenase produces the protein MVVKIGVIKSGNIGTSPVLDLVLDERADRPNIDVRGVSSGAKMNPEQVEEIVPKIADFDPDFVIFISPNPGAPGPAKARELLSGMDVPALIIGDAPGMGKREEMDEQGLGYIVVLGDPMIGARREFLDPTEMASFNADVIKVLAATGAYRVVQETIDGMIAACEAGEDIELPKVVIDAAKATETAGFASPYAKAKAMAAYEMAAKVGDIDLKGCFMVKDMEQYVPIVASAHELIATAAKLATEAREIEKANDTVLRKPHGAQGQTMSKTVLVSKPE, from the coding sequence GTAACATAGGTACCTCTCCAGTTCTTGACTTAGTCTTAGATGAGAGGGCAGACCGACCTAACATAGACGTTAGAGGAGTGAGTTCTGGAGCAAAGATGAACCCAGAACAGGTTGAAGAAATCGTACCAAAAATTGCAGATTTCGACCCTGATTTCGTGATATTCATCAGCCCAAACCCTGGTGCTCCTGGACCAGCTAAAGCTCGAGAATTATTATCTGGAATGGACGTCCCAGCATTAATCATTGGTGACGCTCCTGGAATGGGTAAAAGGGAAGAAATGGATGAACAAGGATTAGGATACATCGTTGTTCTCGGAGACCCAATGATCGGAGCTCGAAGAGAATTCCTGGACCCAACTGAAATGGCCTCATTCAACGCAGATGTAATAAAAGTACTGGCCGCCACTGGTGCATACCGGGTGGTACAGGAAACCATCGATGGAATGATCGCTGCCTGCGAAGCAGGAGAAGACATTGAATTACCAAAAGTCGTTATTGACGCTGCTAAAGCTACAGAAACCGCTGGATTCGCCAGCCCATACGCAAAAGCAAAAGCAATGGCTGCTTACGAAATGGCTGCTAAAGTGGGTGACATAGACCTCAAAGGCTGTTTCATGGTTAAAGATATGGAACAATACGTACCTATCGTGGCTTCAGCTCACGAACTCATTGCTACAGCTGCCAAACTCGCAACTGAAGCACGTGAAATCGAAAAAGCAAACGACACTGTACTGCGTAAACCACACGGTGCTCAGGGACAGACCATGTCCAAGACCGTGTTAGTTTCCAAACCAGAATAA
- a CDS encoding HD domain-containing protein: MIENIIERFSKAASMQRWNDHIRPVEFTELDKQAHKMVIAYVIARFEEDRRGPGSVNWISLIEGGIFEFLHRTVLTDIKPPVFHRMMKEKGEELNKHVFQKLESDMEGLDQGFQNRFMSYYQESPSSLERRILRAAHYLATQWEFKIIYHTAPFIYGIEKTKENIENQIEDHYDLIGVQKIQLGKKSFGFIDLCGQLRFQKRWAHIPRIPETSVLGHMFIVAATSYLCTMEMGIKACSKRFYNNFYAGLFHDLPEVLTKDIISPVKGSVEGLKEIIKDYEDFQMKEELLPLLPRSWHEDMKYFSESEFENKIQDNQEVKLGISFRDLNKKYNRDEFSPLDGELLHAADRLAAFIEAKLSLDHGIKSLELEEAAKNIYADYEGQKISGIDFGRIFKYFR, from the coding sequence ATGATCGAAAACATCATTGAACGCTTCTCCAAAGCAGCCAGTATGCAACGCTGGAATGACCATATACGTCCTGTTGAATTCACTGAACTGGATAAACAGGCTCATAAAATGGTTATTGCCTATGTTATAGCTAGATTTGAGGAAGACAGGAGGGGTCCCGGTAGTGTAAACTGGATATCTCTCATAGAAGGGGGAATATTTGAATTCCTTCACCGAACTGTTTTAACGGATATTAAACCCCCAGTATTTCACCGTATGATGAAAGAAAAGGGTGAAGAACTTAATAAACATGTTTTTCAGAAATTGGAAAGTGATATGGAGGGTCTGGATCAGGGTTTCCAGAACCGTTTCATGAGTTACTACCAGGAAAGTCCCAGCAGCCTGGAAAGGCGAATACTCCGGGCAGCTCACTATCTAGCCACCCAGTGGGAGTTCAAGATCATTTACCACACCGCACCATTCATCTATGGTATTGAAAAAACCAAAGAAAACATTGAAAACCAGATAGAAGATCATTACGATTTAATCGGGGTGCAGAAGATCCAACTGGGTAAAAAATCCTTCGGATTCATTGATCTATGTGGACAGCTCCGCTTCCAGAAACGATGGGCACACATTCCCCGTATACCCGAAACATCTGTACTGGGGCACATGTTCATAGTGGCTGCAACCAGTTATCTATGTACCATGGAAATGGGCATTAAAGCATGTTCTAAAAGATTCTACAACAACTTCTATGCAGGATTATTCCATGATCTACCTGAAGTCCTGACTAAAGATATCATATCCCCAGTTAAAGGTTCAGTAGAGGGACTTAAAGAGATAATAAAGGATTATGAAGATTTTCAGATGAAAGAAGAACTTTTACCCCTCTTGCCCCGATCATGGCACGAGGATATGAAATATTTTTCAGAATCCGAGTTTGAAAATAAGATTCAGGACAACCAGGAAGTTAAACTGGGTATCAGTTTCCGGGACCTCAATAAAAAGTACAATCGTGATGAATTCTCACCTCTTGATGGGGAACTTCTCCACGCAGCGGATCGTCTGGCTGCATTTATTGAGGCTAAACTCTCTTTGGACCATGGAATAAAATCATTAGAATTGGAAGAAGCAGCAAAAAACATATACGCAGATTATGAAGGGCAGAAGATTTCAGGCATTGATTTTGGTAGAATATTCAAGTACTTTCGATAA
- a CDS encoding NAD(P)H-dependent oxidoreductase has translation MKPLIACYSYSGNTLTVAQKLQELINADFTRIEPVKDRWYLIKAVHAYLEKKWPIKPCITDMSQYDCLIVCCPVWASRTPPGVNQYLEELENVSGKKCAALLTMGGDGNQIATIQIRENLESQGMEFIDKLAIGGKAQKSGEWESMVEDFARKFQE, from the coding sequence ATGAAACCCTTAATTGCTTGTTATTCTTACTCTGGGAACACCCTGACGGTTGCTCAGAAACTGCAAGAGTTAATAAATGCTGATTTCACACGTATAGAACCGGTTAAGGATAGATGGTATCTTATTAAAGCAGTCCACGCATATCTGGAGAAAAAATGGCCCATAAAACCCTGCATAACCGACATGAGCCAATACGATTGTTTGATTGTTTGCTGTCCAGTCTGGGCTAGTCGCACCCCACCAGGTGTTAACCAGTACCTGGAAGAGTTGGAGAATGTTTCTGGGAAAAAATGCGCAGCCTTGTTAACCATGGGTGGTGATGGTAATCAGATAGCCACTATACAGATCCGTGAAAACTTAGAATCTCAGGGAATGGAATTTATTGACAAACTGGCCATTGGGGGCAAGGCCCAGAAAAGTGGGGAATGGGAATCTATGGTTGAGGACTTTGCCAGGAAATTCCAGGAATAA
- a CDS encoding TMEM175 family protein yields MNSEDKKKPGLYFPTNRLETLTDGLFAIAMTILVVTIEIPMGPIHTSQLFLQTTGEILPKYVVYFLSFLILAGFWINHHILFLIKKTNMTLIWINVFWLMFIALVPLSTSLIAQFPQYQLSQLIFDVNILVVGLFAFMIWKYSVDHDLILEKVKPYDPYIKRITLFTPAIVILSMLISFINPKWSLLILFMIPVLFVVALKVWSLRDLKKLILRTKD; encoded by the coding sequence ATGAATTCTGAAGATAAAAAGAAACCGGGCCTGTACTTTCCAACCAATAGACTGGAAACCCTGACTGATGGCCTGTTTGCCATAGCCATGACCATTCTGGTGGTGACCATTGAGATACCCATGGGGCCCATCCACACTTCCCAGCTGTTTCTACAAACCACTGGGGAAATTTTACCCAAGTACGTTGTTTATTTCCTCAGTTTCTTAATATTAGCTGGTTTTTGGATAAACCACCATATATTGTTCCTGATTAAAAAAACAAATATGACCTTGATCTGGATCAATGTTTTCTGGTTGATGTTCATAGCTCTGGTGCCATTATCAACATCGCTTATTGCACAATTTCCCCAGTATCAGCTCTCACAATTGATCTTCGACGTTAACATCCTAGTTGTGGGTTTGTTCGCCTTTATGATCTGGAAGTATTCTGTAGATCATGATCTGATCCTGGAGAAGGTAAAACCATACGATCCTTACATCAAACGAATAACTTTATTCACACCCGCCATAGTGATCCTCTCCATGTTAATCTCTTTTATTAACCCGAAATGGAGTTTGTTAATTTTATTCATGATCCCTGTGCTTTTTGTGGTTGCCCTCAAAGTATGGTCCCTTAGAGATCTTAAAAAATTAATCCTACGCACCAAAGACTAA
- a CDS encoding TMEM175 family protein, translating into MSGNEEPVAPELKIPKIRLETLTDGIFAIAMTLLVLSLEVPVMPANPTPPVINEYIINTLLPQIGIYIISFTILGGFWLNHHIFYAMKYTDLALNWLNIFWLMSIAIVPFSTSLMSNYGQYQFAEIIFALNMLVIGVLYYNIWHYAFKNEMIYEPVIPYAKIIKRSNLLLPVISLIAIGISFIIPVGTILIFILIPVLLNIRIFVKKRRGQSK; encoded by the coding sequence ATGTCAGGCAATGAAGAACCAGTTGCACCTGAACTAAAAATTCCAAAAATCAGACTTGAAACATTAACTGATGGAATATTTGCCATAGCAATGACTCTGCTGGTTTTAAGCCTCGAAGTACCCGTAATGCCTGCCAATCCAACCCCACCCGTAATCAACGAATATATCATTAACACACTACTACCCCAGATAGGCATTTACATAATTAGTTTCACAATTTTAGGTGGTTTCTGGCTGAACCACCATATATTTTACGCTATGAAGTATACTGATCTGGCTCTTAACTGGTTAAACATATTCTGGTTAATGTCAATTGCCATTGTGCCCTTTTCCACATCATTAATGAGTAACTATGGCCAGTACCAGTTTGCAGAGATCATTTTCGCCTTAAACATGCTGGTTATTGGCGTTTTATATTATAACATCTGGCACTACGCTTTTAAAAATGAAATGATATACGAACCAGTGATCCCTTACGCCAAGATAATCAAACGATCTAACCTTTTACTACCAGTAATATCGTTGATAGCAATTGGAATTTCTTTTATTATTCCAGTGGGAACTATTCTCATTTTCATATTGATACCCGTTCTTTTAAATATACGTATCTTTGTCAAAAAAAGAAGGGGACAAAGTAAATAA
- the hisB gene encoding imidazoleglycerol-phosphate dehydratase HisB: protein MNRKSKIQRKTSETIINVELDLDGTGEYQVETGIQFFNHMLESFTRHSLFDLKVEAQGDIHIDDHHTVEDVAIVLGEALQEALGDKKGIRRMAHALVPMDESLAMVAVDLSGRSYTVLDLNFHQGKVGDLSTENVGHFLESLAQTGKINLHARCEGENDHHQVEAIFKALARALHDATRVVHDSMPSTKGVI, encoded by the coding sequence ATGAACCGAAAAAGCAAGATACAGAGGAAGACCTCTGAAACCATCATAAATGTTGAGCTGGATCTGGATGGTACCGGAGAGTACCAGGTGGAAACCGGGATCCAGTTTTTTAACCACATGCTGGAATCCTTCACCCGGCACAGTCTTTTTGATCTGAAAGTAGAAGCACAGGGAGATATCCACATAGATGATCACCATACTGTAGAAGACGTTGCCATTGTCCTGGGTGAAGCTCTGCAGGAAGCACTGGGAGATAAAAAGGGAATACGTAGAATGGCTCATGCACTGGTGCCCATGGATGAGTCTTTGGCCATGGTAGCTGTGGACCTGTCTGGTCGCAGTTACACTGTACTGGATCTGAACTTCCACCAAGGAAAAGTAGGTGACCTCAGCACCGAGAACGTGGGGCACTTTTTAGAGTCTCTGGCCCAGACTGGGAAGATCAATCTACACGCCCGCTGTGAAGGGGAAAATGACCACCACCAGGTGGAAGCCATTTTCAAGGCCCTGGCCCGTGCACTGCATGATGCAACCAGAGTGGTTCATGATAGTATGCCCAGTACCAAAGGTGTCATTTAA
- a CDS encoding ferredoxin family protein — protein MRIEVDPEKCTGCGICKEECPKGAKIWDVNKKAMATNLRYCHLCTICASKCPEGAILIVRDDPNEPKKQDTEEDL, from the coding sequence ATGAGAATAGAAGTAGATCCAGAAAAATGTACTGGTTGTGGAATATGTAAGGAAGAGTGTCCCAAGGGAGCTAAAATATGGGATGTGAATAAGAAGGCCATGGCCACCAATTTACGCTACTGTCACCTATGCACAATCTGCGCTTCCAAGTGTCCGGAAGGTGCCATACTTATAGTGAGGGATGATCCAAATGAACCGAAAAAGCAAGATACAGAGGAAGACCTCTGA
- a CDS encoding flavodoxin family protein translates to MQKVILGISGSPRKQATEHVLSEALNTMEEKGYETELFTVRGKDISPCRNCDYCLRKKECIVQDDMYQLYPIFKDVKGIIMATPIYNGGVSAQIKAVMDRTRAAAAVDLNFLKHKVGMAIAVGGDRVGGQELAIQQIMTFYILNGAIPVSGGPFGSNLGANFWSQDSLKGVKEDEEGFRSLKKTLNRFQEFLEIYQKD, encoded by the coding sequence GTGCAAAAAGTAATTTTAGGAATAAGCGGAAGCCCTAGGAAACAGGCCACAGAGCATGTCCTAAGTGAAGCTCTGAATACCATGGAAGAAAAGGGTTATGAAACCGAATTGTTCACTGTTAGAGGAAAAGATATTAGCCCCTGCAGGAATTGTGATTATTGCCTGCGGAAAAAGGAATGCATTGTCCAAGATGACATGTACCAGCTCTATCCTATTTTTAAGGATGTTAAAGGGATTATAATGGCCACCCCAATTTACAATGGAGGGGTTAGCGCCCAAATCAAAGCGGTTATGGACCGTACCCGTGCCGCAGCTGCTGTGGACCTAAACTTCCTGAAGCATAAAGTAGGCATGGCCATTGCTGTGGGAGGGGACCGTGTTGGAGGTCAGGAACTGGCCATACAGCAGATTATGACTTTTTATATTCTTAACGGAGCAATACCAGTTAGTGGAGGGCCCTTCGGATCCAATCTGGGAGCCAACTTCTGGTCACAGGATTCCTTAAAAGGTGTTAAAGAAGATGAAGAGGGTTTTAGAAGTCTCAAAAAAACCCTGAACCGGTTCCAGGAATTTCTGGAAATTTACCAAAAAGACTGA